One Osmerus mordax isolate fOsmMor3 chromosome 16, fOsmMor3.pri, whole genome shotgun sequence genomic window carries:
- the LOC136959315 gene encoding gamma-interferon-inducible lysosomal thiol reductase-like, with translation MKLVIVPLLLVAVCSVADRCLGEPRSSCSYSPSQWCSTVDAAIECGVLKQCLEANATRIQSQSVQVGLYYESLCPGCRGFLTQELFPTWTLLQDILDVTLVPYGNAQESFDGKMYHFTCQHGEEECLGNILETCIMNLTSSSAFQIIYCMESSTDVVKAAQSCLQLYSPSLPWENVMSCVKGDLGNGLMHQNAMKTDALKPSHQYVPWITINGDHTDDLQDKAMSSLFPLVCSLYKGTKPEACGAASTRRHRSYCHDD, from the exons ATGAAGCTCGTGATTGTGCCGCTTCTACTCGTTGCCGTCTGCTCGGTAGCAGACCGATGCCTCGGCGAGCCACGGTCGTCCTGCTCGTACTCTCCCTCGCAGTGGTGCAGCACCGTGGACGCCGCTATCGAATGTGGG GTGTTGAAGCAGTGCCTGGAGGCGAACGCCACCAGGATCCAGTCCCAGTCGGTGCAGGTGGGGCTGTACTATGAGAGCTTGTGTCCTGGCTGCAGGGGCTTCCTCACCCAGGAGCTGTTCCCCACATGGACCCTGCTACAAGACATATTGGACGTCACACTGGTGCCCTACGGCAACGCACAG GAGTCATTTGATGGGAAGATGTACCACTTCACCTGCCagcatggagaggaggagtgtctgGGAAACATATTGGAG acctGTATAATGAACCTGACTTCCAGCTCAGCATTCCAGATCATCTACTGTATGGAATCCTCCACTGACGTGGTAAAGGCTGCTCAGAGT TGTCTGCAGCTGTACTCCCCGTCGCTGCCCTGGGAGAACGTGATGTCCTGTGTGAAGGGGGACCTGGGGAACGGCCTGATGCACCAGAACGCCATGAAGACCGACGCTCTGAAGCCCTCACACCAATACGTCCCCTGGATCACCATTAAcggg GACCACACTGATGACCTGCAGGACAAGGCCATGTCCTCCCTATTCCCTCTGGTGTGCAGCCTCTACAAG ggcacCAAGCCTGAAGCCTGCGGAGCAGCTTCAACTAGGAGACACAGGAGCTATTGCCATGACGATTAG